A single region of the Cyclopterus lumpus isolate fCycLum1 chromosome 16, fCycLum1.pri, whole genome shotgun sequence genome encodes:
- the ddr1 gene encoding epithelial discoidin domain-containing receptor 1 isoform X3 — MYAIGHQCVSGQVTRCAAAVMALPTLRLFPVTLVTVLVALVSSSGDNEWDFNPAQCRYALGMEDGAIPDSDITASSAWSDSTEAKHGRLSTGEGDGAWCPAGAVFPSGSEYLQVDLHELHFLALVGTQGRHADGHGQEFARSYRLRYSRDGVKWITWKDRWGKAAVSGNENTYDVVLKDLGPPIVARMVRFYPLADRVMSVCLRVELYGCLWNDGLKAYTAPVGHVMHLSGMPVYLNDTTYDGSTEQGMQFGGLGQLCDGVLGGDDFIETKELRVWPGYDYLGWSREALGQGSVDIEFHFEKPRVFHNMQVHSNNRHTQGVRVFSKVECLFKPGILQPWTPELTLPVPLEDLKDPSSRPISLPLGGRPAQILRCKFYFADSWLLISEISFLSEPFEEDATEKDSFPTNLPKIPTTSSSPSPVNLTSSSPTSNHSSSNTTAGPSEPPTSSFMMDTTGNWTLSDVEFGANTPRAGLPVAKDDSSNTAILIGCLVGIILLLLAVIAVILWRQYWKKILGKAQGSLSSDELRVHLSVPLDNVVINNTHSYSSRYQRIHTFPDDRDHDREGEGEYQEPSALLRPRDPRDGTACGLDMDMEKGFPPTQEEPPPYPGAPPYPSLSPPVSPPLPPSVPHYAEADIVSLQGVSGNNTYAVPALASSSPGADGAPLPELPRQCLIFKEKLGEGQFGEVHLCEIENPQDLPNLEFPFNVRKGRPLLVAVKILRPDASKNARNDFLKEVKILSRLKDPNIIRLLGVCVSSDPLCMVTEYMECGDLNQYLSHRVLLDKTGLSHNTPTISYPALIAMASQIASGMKFLASLNFVHRDLATRNCLVGGERGESGEDQGGERHIKIADFGMSRNLYAGDYYRIQGRAVLPIRWMAWECILMGKFTTASDMWAFGVTLWEMLSVCQEQPYSNLTDEQVIDNAGEFFRDQGRQVYLSRPAVCPQGLYELMLSCWNRDCKLRPSFADIHSFLTEDAMNMV; from the exons CTCAGTGTCGTTACGCCCTCGGGATGGAGGATGGCGCCATCCCAGACTCTGACATCACTGCCTCCAGCGCCTGGTCAGACTCTACTGAGGCCAAACATGGAAG GTTGAGCACTGGAGAGGGGGATGGGGCGTGGTGTCCTGCAGGAGCCGTGTTCCCCAGTGGATCAGAATACCTTCAG GTGGACCTGCACGAACTCCACTTCCTGGCTCTGGTTGGTACCCAGGGTCGTCACGCCGACGGGCACGGCCAGGAGTTTGCCCGCAGTTATCGGCTCCGCTATTCCCGAGACGGAGTGAAATGGATCACCTGGAAGGACCGCTGGGGCAAGGCA GCGGTGTCAGGGAATGAGAACACCTATGATGTGGTGCTGAAAGACCTGGGCCCTCCCATAGTGGCCCGCATGGTGCGCTTCTACCCACTGGCTGACCGAGTTATGAGTGTTTGTCTTCGGGTGGAGCTCTATGGTTGTCTTTGGAACG ATGGGTTGAAGGCTTACACAGCTCCAGTGGGTCACGTCATGCATCTGTCTGGCATGCCTGTCTATCTAAATGACACCACCTACGACGGGAGCACCGAGCAAGG GATGCAGTTTGGAGGCCTGGGTCAGCTGTGTGACGGCGTCCTGGGAGGAGACGACTTCATAGAAACTAAAGAGCTGAGGGTGTGGCCTGGGTATGACTACCTGGGCTGGAGCCGGGAAGCTCTTGGGCAAGGCAGCGTGGATATCGAGTTCCACTTTGAGAAGCCACGTGTCTTCCACAACATGCAG GTGCACAGTAACAACCGCCACACTCAGGGTGTGCGAGTCTTTAGCAAGGTAGAGTGTCTTTTCAAGCCTGGCATCCTCCAGCCCTGGACCCCTGAGCTCACTCTGCCTGTGCCCCTTGAGGATCTGAAAGACCCCTCCTCACGACCCATCTCCCTCCCACTGGGCGGCCGGCCGGCTCAGATTCTCCGCTGCAAATTCTACTTCGCTGACAGCTGGCTCCTCATCAGCGAGATATCCTTCCTCTCTG AGCCGTTTGAGGAGGATGCAACAGAGAAGGATTCATTTCCTACTAATCTTCCCAAGATTCCCACCACCagttcctctccttctcctgtcaacctcacttcctcctctcccacgTCCAACCACAGCTCCTCCAACACCACTGCCGGCCCATCTG aaccccccacctcctccttcatGATGGACACCACTGGTAACTGGACGTTGTCAG ATGTCGAATTTGGTGCCAACACTCCAAGGGCGGGGCTTCCTGTAGCCAAGGATGACAGCAGTAATACAGctattctgattggctgtctgGTGGGCATCATCCTTCTGCTGCTGGCTGTGATAGCTGTCATTCTGTGGAGGCAGTACTGGAAAAAGATACTGGGCAAG GCCCAGGGGAGTCTATCCAGTGATGAGCTGCGAGTTCACCTGTCAGTCCCCTTGGACAACGTGGtcatcaacaacacacacagctactcAAGCCGCTATCAGCGCATCCACACTTTCCCCGACGACCGCGACcatgacagagagggagaaggagagtaTCAAGAGCCCAGCGCTCTGCTGCGGCCAAGGGATCCCAGAGACGGCACAG ccTGTGGTttggacatggacatggagaAGGGTTTCCCCCCCACTCAGGAGGAGCCTCCTCCCTACCCTGGCGCTCCTCCGTACCCCTCCCTGTCTCCCCCCGTTTCTCCCCCACTGCCTCCCAGCGTCCCTCATTACGCTGAGGCGGACATCGTGAGCCTGCAGGGGGTCAGCGGTAACAACACCTACGCCGTGCCCGCCTTGGCCTCCTCCAGCCCGGGAGCCGACGGCGCCCCGCTGCCGGAGCTGCCGCGCCAATGTCTCATCTTCAAGGAGAAGCTGGGAGAGGGACAGTTTGGAGaa GTTCACCTGTGTGAAATCGAGAACCCTCAGGACCTTCCCAACTTGGAGTTCCCCTTCAATGTGAGAAAAGGTCGCCCTCTTCTGGTCGCAGTGAAGATCCTCCGCCCGGACGCCTCCAAGAATGCCAG GAACGACTTCCTGAAAGAGGTGAAGATCCTGTCTCGCCTGAAGGACCCGAACATCATCCGTCtgctgggagtgtgtgtgagcagtgaTCCCCTCTGTATGGTCACCGAGTACATGGAGTGTGGAGACTTGAACCAGTATCTGTCCCATCGAGTGCTTCTGGACAAAACGGGACTTTCCCATAACACCCCGACCATCAG TTACCCAGCCCTCATCGCCATGGCCAGCCAGATTGCGTCAGGAATGAAGTTCCTTGCCTCCCTCAACTTTGTGCACCGGGATCTGGCCACGCGGAACTGTCTGGTCGGGGGTGAGAGGGGTGAGAGCGGAGAGGATCAGGGCGGCGAGCGTCACATCAAGATAGCTGACTTTGGCATGAGCAGGAACCTGTATGCAGGAGACTACTACAGGATCCAGGGCAGAGCGGTGCTGCCCATACGCTGGATGGCCTGGGAGTGTATACTCATG GGTAAGTTCACCACGGCCAGCGACATGTGGGCGTTCGGGGTCACGCTGTGGGAGATGCTGAGCGTTTGTCAGGAGCAGCCGTACTCCAACCTCACAGATGAACAAGTCATTGACAACGCTGGGGAGTTCTTCAGAGACCAGGGCAGACAG gtGTACCTGAGCAGGCCGGCCGTGTGTCCTCAGGGTCTCTACGAGCTCATGTTGAGCTGCTGGAACAGAGACTGCAAGCTCCGCCCGTCCTTCGCCGACATCCACTCCTTTCTTACCGAGGACGCCATGAACATGGTGTAG